One Streptomyces sp. RPA4-2 genomic window carries:
- a CDS encoding transcriptional regulator, with protein sequence MRDQPPCPPPPEDVLEIGAPEQFAALSHPLRQRLLFALGHRPATTSQLAARLDAKKGNVAHHLKVLREAGLVHIAETRQVRGGTEQYYQRTARRMVVAEPRASGTAAMLAAVAQELDRSPVETHLTLRHLRLSPAKARELGEALAQLVDEAEEDAEGRPVHGVLVALYQQALPTSTTGSG encoded by the coding sequence ATGCGTGATCAGCCTCCCTGTCCGCCGCCTCCCGAGGATGTCCTGGAGATCGGTGCGCCTGAGCAGTTCGCGGCGCTCTCTCACCCCTTGCGCCAGCGGTTGCTCTTCGCCCTGGGCCACCGGCCTGCCACCACCAGCCAGCTCGCGGCGCGGCTCGACGCGAAGAAGGGCAACGTGGCCCACCACCTCAAGGTGCTCCGCGAGGCCGGGCTGGTCCACATCGCCGAGACGCGCCAGGTCCGCGGCGGCACCGAGCAGTACTACCAGCGCACGGCCCGCCGGATGGTCGTCGCCGAACCCCGGGCGTCGGGCACCGCCGCGATGCTCGCCGCGGTCGCCCAGGAGCTGGACCGCTCTCCCGTCGAGACCCACCTGACGCTACGCCACCTGCGTCTGAGCCCCGCGAAGGCAAGAGAACTCGGCGAGGCCCTCGCCCAACTGGTCGATGAGGCCGAGGAGGATGCGGAGGGCCGGCCCGTGCACGGTGTGTTGGTGGCGCTCTATCAGCAGGCCCTGCCGACCAGCACCACTGGTTCCGGCTGA
- a CDS encoding acyl-CoA synthetase, translating into MTAGRSVTVDGVLRRSARRTPERVAVHYRDRSWTYAELDEAVSRAAQALRSAGLAPGDRVGAYGHNSDAYLIGFLACARAGLVHVPVNQNLAGDDLAYIVGQAGCGLVLADPDLAGNLPEGTPVLPLRDAGDSLLARLAETPPYDGPEPRGEDLTQLLYTSGTTALPKGAMMTHRALVHEYLSAITALDLQAGDLPVHALPLYHSAQMHVFLLPYLAVGAVNVILDAPDAGEILDLVEAGRADSLFAPPTVWIGLSNRPDFATRDLSGLRKAYYGASIMPVPVLERLRERLPKLAFYNCFGQSEIGPLAMVLGPHEHKGRMDSCGRPVLFVEARVVDESGKDVADGERGEIVYRSPQLCEGYWDRPEETAEAFRDGWFHSGDLAVQDGDGFFTVVDRVKDVINSGGVLVASRQVEDALYTHEAVAEVAVIGLPDERWIEAVTAVVVARGEISGDELVAHAREKLAHFKAPKRVLFVDELPRNASGKILKRELRDRFAADS; encoded by the coding sequence ATGACGGCGGGACGAAGCGTCACGGTCGACGGGGTACTGCGACGCAGCGCCCGGCGGACCCCGGAGCGCGTCGCGGTCCACTACCGCGACCGCTCGTGGACCTACGCCGAACTCGACGAGGCCGTCTCCCGTGCGGCCCAGGCCCTGCGGTCCGCGGGACTCGCACCCGGCGATCGCGTCGGCGCCTACGGCCACAACTCGGACGCGTACCTGATCGGCTTCCTCGCCTGCGCCCGGGCCGGACTGGTACACGTGCCGGTCAACCAGAACCTGGCCGGCGACGACCTGGCGTACATCGTCGGCCAGGCCGGCTGCGGACTCGTCCTGGCCGATCCGGACTTGGCCGGAAACCTGCCCGAGGGGACACCCGTCCTGCCCCTGCGCGACGCCGGCGACTCGCTGCTCGCGCGGCTGGCCGAGACCCCGCCGTACGACGGTCCGGAGCCGCGCGGTGAGGATCTGACGCAGCTGCTGTACACGTCGGGCACCACCGCGCTGCCCAAGGGCGCGATGATGACGCACCGCGCGCTGGTGCACGAGTACCTGAGCGCGATCACCGCCCTCGACCTGCAGGCCGGCGACCTGCCCGTGCACGCGCTGCCGCTCTACCACTCGGCGCAGATGCATGTGTTCCTGTTGCCGTATCTCGCCGTCGGCGCCGTGAACGTGATCCTCGACGCGCCGGACGCCGGCGAGATCCTCGACCTGGTCGAGGCCGGCCGCGCGGACAGCCTGTTCGCCCCGCCCACCGTGTGGATCGGCCTGTCCAACCGGCCCGACTTCGCGACCCGCGACCTGAGCGGGCTGCGCAAGGCGTACTACGGGGCGTCGATCATGCCGGTTCCCGTCCTGGAGCGGCTGCGGGAACGGCTGCCGAAGCTGGCGTTCTACAACTGCTTCGGCCAGAGCGAGATCGGCCCCCTGGCCATGGTCCTCGGCCCCCACGAGCACAAGGGCCGGATGGACTCCTGCGGACGGCCGGTGCTGTTCGTGGAGGCGCGGGTCGTCGACGAGTCCGGCAAGGACGTGGCCGACGGGGAGCGGGGCGAGATCGTCTACCGCTCACCGCAGTTGTGCGAGGGCTACTGGGACAGGCCGGAGGAGACGGCCGAGGCCTTCCGCGACGGCTGGTTCCACTCCGGTGACCTCGCGGTCCAGGACGGGGACGGGTTCTTCACCGTCGTGGACCGGGTGAAGGACGTCATCAACTCCGGTGGTGTGCTGGTCGCTTCGCGGCAGGTGGAGGACGCGCTCTACACCCACGAGGCGGTCGCGGAGGTGGCGGTGATCGGCCTGCCCGACGAACGGTGGATCGAGGCGGTCACGGCGGTCGTCGTCGCGCGCGGTGAGATCAGCGGGGACGAACTCGTCGCGCACGCACGCGAGAAGCTCGCCCACTTCAAGGCGCCCAAGCGGGTCCTGTTCGTGGACGAGCTGCCGCGCAACGCGAGCGGGAAGATCCTCAAGCGCGAGCTGAGGGACCGGTTCGCGGCGGACTCGTAG
- a CDS encoding NAD(P)/FAD-dependent oxidoreductase produces the protein MPVHEGYDAVIVGGGHNGLVAAAYLARAGRSVLVLERLGNTGGAAVSTRPFAGVDARLSRYSYLVSLLPRKIVRDLSLDFRVRGRTVSSYTPVERDGRPTGLLVGGGERRTREAFRRLTGSDREYEAWQRFYGMTGRVAQRVFPTLTEPLPTRDELRGRIDDEEAWRVLFEEPVGVAVEENFSDDLVRGVVLTDALIGTFADAHDPSLRQNRCFLYHVIGGGTGAWDVPVGGMGALTDAIAGAARGAGAVIATGHEAIRVGTDGRTAEVTYRTADGEGVVAARHVLVNASPQELATLTGEAAPTPAEGAQLKVNMLLKRLPKLRDSSVDPREAFSGTFHVAEGYEQLATAHAQAAAGRLPDAPPSEIYCHSLTDPSILGPELVEQGYQTLTLFGLHTPARLFAHDNDAVRAELLKSTLAQLDAQLAEPLADCLATDADGRPCIEAKTPLDLERDLRLPGGNIFHRDLAFPYAQEGTGRWGVETAHANVLLCGAGAVRGGGVSGVPGHNAAMAVLEEDGRREN, from the coding sequence ATGCCTGTACACGAGGGATATGACGCCGTGATCGTCGGTGGGGGCCACAACGGTCTCGTCGCCGCCGCCTATCTGGCCCGTGCCGGACGCTCCGTCCTGGTGCTGGAGCGCCTGGGGAACACCGGCGGCGCCGCCGTGTCCACCCGGCCGTTCGCCGGGGTCGACGCGCGACTGTCGCGCTACTCGTACCTGGTCAGCCTGCTGCCCCGGAAGATCGTGCGCGATCTGAGCCTCGACTTCCGGGTCCGCGGGCGCACGGTGTCCTCGTACACGCCCGTCGAACGCGACGGCCGGCCCACCGGACTGCTGGTCGGCGGCGGCGAGCGGCGCACCCGCGAGGCGTTCCGGCGGCTGACCGGATCGGACCGCGAGTACGAGGCCTGGCAGCGCTTCTACGGCATGACCGGCCGGGTCGCCCAGCGAGTGTTCCCGACCCTCACCGAACCGCTGCCCACCCGCGACGAACTCCGTGGCCGGATCGACGACGAGGAGGCCTGGCGGGTGCTCTTCGAGGAGCCGGTGGGCGTCGCTGTCGAGGAGAACTTCAGCGACGACCTGGTGCGCGGCGTCGTCCTCACCGACGCCCTCATCGGCACCTTCGCCGACGCCCACGACCCCTCGCTGCGGCAGAACCGCTGCTTCCTCTACCACGTGATCGGTGGCGGCACCGGCGCCTGGGACGTGCCGGTCGGCGGCATGGGCGCCCTCACGGACGCCATCGCCGGCGCGGCGCGTGGCGCGGGCGCCGTGATCGCCACCGGTCACGAGGCGATCCGCGTCGGGACCGACGGGCGGACCGCGGAGGTCACCTACCGGACCGCGGACGGCGAGGGCGTCGTCGCGGCCCGGCACGTCCTGGTGAACGCCTCGCCGCAGGAGCTGGCGACCCTCACGGGCGAGGCGGCGCCGACCCCGGCCGAAGGCGCGCAGCTCAAGGTGAACATGCTGCTCAAGCGACTGCCGAAGCTGCGCGACAGCTCCGTCGACCCGCGCGAGGCGTTCTCGGGGACCTTCCATGTGGCCGAGGGGTACGAGCAGTTGGCGACCGCTCACGCGCAGGCCGCCGCCGGCCGGCTGCCCGACGCCCCGCCCTCCGAGATCTACTGCCACTCACTCACCGACCCCAGCATCCTCGGCCCGGAGCTGGTCGAGCAGGGCTATCAGACGCTCACGCTCTTCGGCCTGCACACGCCCGCCCGGCTCTTCGCGCACGACAACGACGCGGTGCGCGCTGAGCTGTTGAAGTCGACCCTGGCGCAGCTGGACGCCCAGCTCGCCGAGCCGCTCGCGGACTGTCTGGCCACCGACGCGGACGGCCGCCCGTGCATCGAGGCGAAGACCCCACTCGACCTGGAACGGGACCTGCGCCTGCCGGGCGGCAACATCTTCCACCGCGACCTGGCCTTCCCCTACGCCCAGGAGGGCACGGGCCGTTGGGGCGTCGAGACGGCGCACGCCAACGTCCTGCTGTGCGGGGCGGGCGCGGTACGCGGCGGCGGGGTGAGCGGGGTGCCGGGGCACAACGCCGCCATGGCCGTACTGGAGGAGGACGGCCGCCGAGAAAACTGA
- a CDS encoding acyl-CoA synthetase: MTTSTSPNGFWAQAAADPGRTVLVTPDGDDWTAGRLHTAANQLVHGLRAAGLERGDAFAVVLPNGVEFLVAYLAASQAGLYLVPVNHHLVGPEIAWIVSDSGAKVLIAHERFADAARHAADEAGLPPTNRYAVGPAEGFRPYAELLAGQDGSAPADRTLGWVMNYTSGTTGRPRGIRRPLPGKLPEETYLGGFLGIFGIKPFDDNVHLVCSPLYHTAVLQFAGASLHIGHRLVLMDKWTPEEMLRVIDSHRCTHTHMVPTQFHRLLALPEGVRSRYDVSSMRHAIHGAAPCPDHVKRAMIEWWGHSVEEYYAASEGGGAFATAEDWLKKPGTVGKAWPISELAVFDDDGRRLPPGELGTVYMKMSTGGFSYHKDETKTRKNRIGDFFTVGDLGCLDEEGYLFLRDRKIDMIISGGVNIYPAEIEAALLAHPAVADAAAFGIPHDDWGEEVKAVVEPAPGHTPGAALAADVLRHCAERLAGYKRPKSVDFIESMPRDPNGKLYKRRLRDPYWEGRTRAV, translated from the coding sequence GTGACCACCTCGACCTCACCGAACGGCTTCTGGGCCCAGGCCGCCGCCGACCCCGGGCGGACGGTCCTCGTCACCCCGGACGGGGACGACTGGACCGCCGGCCGACTGCACACCGCGGCCAACCAACTGGTGCACGGGCTGCGCGCCGCCGGTCTGGAACGGGGAGACGCCTTCGCCGTCGTCCTGCCCAACGGCGTCGAGTTCCTCGTCGCCTACCTCGCCGCCTCACAGGCCGGCCTCTACCTCGTCCCCGTCAACCACCACCTCGTCGGACCCGAGATCGCCTGGATCGTCTCGGACTCGGGCGCCAAGGTGCTCATCGCCCACGAACGGTTCGCCGACGCCGCCCGCCACGCCGCCGACGAGGCGGGACTGCCCCCCACGAACCGCTACGCCGTCGGCCCGGCCGAGGGCTTCCGGCCGTACGCCGAACTCCTCGCCGGGCAGGACGGATCGGCGCCCGCCGACCGCACCCTCGGCTGGGTCATGAACTACACCTCGGGCACCACGGGCCGTCCCCGCGGCATCCGCCGACCGCTGCCCGGCAAGCTCCCCGAGGAGACCTACCTCGGCGGCTTCCTCGGCATCTTCGGCATCAAGCCCTTCGACGACAACGTCCACCTCGTCTGCTCACCGCTGTACCACACGGCCGTCCTCCAGTTCGCGGGCGCCTCCCTGCACATCGGCCACCGTCTGGTGCTGATGGACAAGTGGACACCCGAGGAGATGCTCCGGGTCATCGACTCCCACCGGTGCACCCACACCCACATGGTCCCGACCCAGTTCCACCGGCTGCTGGCGCTCCCCGAGGGGGTCCGGTCCCGCTACGACGTGTCGTCGATGCGGCATGCCATCCACGGCGCCGCCCCCTGCCCCGACCATGTGAAGCGGGCCATGATCGAGTGGTGGGGCCACAGCGTCGAGGAGTACTACGCGGCCAGCGAGGGCGGGGGCGCCTTCGCGACGGCCGAGGACTGGCTGAAGAAGCCCGGCACCGTCGGCAAGGCCTGGCCGATCAGCGAGCTCGCCGTCTTCGACGACGACGGCAGGCGGCTGCCGCCCGGTGAACTCGGCACCGTCTACATGAAGATGAGCACCGGCGGATTCTCGTACCACAAGGACGAGACCAAGACGCGGAAGAACCGCATCGGCGACTTCTTCACCGTCGGCGACCTCGGCTGCCTCGACGAGGAAGGCTATCTCTTCCTCCGCGACCGCAAGATCGACATGATCATCTCCGGTGGCGTCAACATCTACCCGGCCGAGATCGAGGCCGCCCTGCTCGCCCACCCCGCCGTCGCCGACGCGGCGGCCTTCGGCATCCCGCACGACGACTGGGGCGAGGAGGTCAAGGCCGTCGTCGAGCCCGCGCCCGGACACACACCGGGAGCGGCCCTCGCCGCGGACGTCCTGCGGCACTGCGCGGAGCGGCTCGCGGGGTACAAGCGCCCCAAGAGCGTCGACTTCATCGAGTCGATGCCCCGCGACCCGAACGGGAAACTGTACAAACGGCGGTTGCGCGACCCGTACTGGGAGGGCCGTACCCGAGCCGTGTGA
- a CDS encoding nitronate monooxygenase family protein: MQTELSKQLGIEHAIFGFTPFPAVAAAISRAGGLGVLGAVRYTAPDDLRRDLDWIEANVDGRPYGLDVVMPAKKVEGVSEADVEAMIPEGHRQFVADTLAKYGVPGLAEGEAAGWRITGWMEEVARTQLDVAFGYPIRLLANALGSPPADVVRRAHEQGVLVAALAGSARHARKHAAAGIDVVVAQGYEAGGHTGEIASMVLTPEVVDAVDPLPVLAAGGVGSGQQVAAALSLGAQGVWLGSLWLTVTEADLHSTAVTRKLLAAGSGDTVRSRALTGKPARQLRTEWTDAWDDPHGPGTLPMPLQGLLVAEAVSRIQKYEVEPLLGTPVGQIVGRMNSERSVQAVFDDLTRGFEHAVDRINRIAGRSARP; the protein is encoded by the coding sequence ATGCAGACGGAGCTGAGCAAGCAACTGGGGATCGAGCACGCCATCTTCGGCTTCACGCCGTTTCCCGCCGTCGCCGCGGCCATCAGTCGCGCGGGCGGTCTCGGCGTGCTCGGCGCGGTCCGCTACACCGCCCCCGACGACCTCAGGCGCGACCTCGACTGGATCGAGGCGAACGTCGACGGCAGGCCCTACGGCCTCGACGTGGTGATGCCGGCCAAGAAGGTCGAGGGAGTCTCCGAGGCGGACGTCGAGGCGATGATCCCCGAAGGGCACCGGCAGTTCGTCGCGGACACCCTCGCCAAGTACGGCGTCCCCGGCCTCGCCGAGGGGGAGGCCGCGGGCTGGCGCATCACGGGCTGGATGGAAGAGGTCGCGCGCACCCAGCTCGACGTCGCCTTCGGCTATCCGATCAGACTGCTGGCCAACGCGCTGGGCTCACCGCCCGCCGACGTCGTACGGCGCGCCCATGAACAAGGGGTGCTCGTCGCGGCCCTCGCGGGCAGCGCCCGGCACGCCCGCAAACACGCCGCGGCGGGTATCGACGTCGTCGTCGCGCAGGGCTACGAGGCGGGCGGCCACACCGGGGAGATCGCCTCGATGGTGCTCACGCCGGAGGTCGTCGACGCCGTCGACCCGCTGCCCGTCCTCGCGGCGGGCGGCGTCGGCAGCGGACAGCAGGTGGCCGCCGCGCTCAGCCTCGGCGCCCAGGGCGTATGGCTCGGCTCGCTGTGGCTGACCGTCACCGAGGCCGACCTGCACTCGACGGCCGTGACCCGCAAGCTGCTGGCCGCCGGGTCCGGCGACACCGTCCGCTCGCGCGCGCTGACCGGGAAGCCGGCCCGCCAGCTGCGCACCGAGTGGACCGACGCCTGGGACGATCCGCACGGTCCCGGCACCCTGCCCATGCCCCTGCAGGGGCTGCTGGTGGCCGAGGCAGTCTCCCGCATCCAGAAGTACGAGGTGGAGCCGCTGCTCGGGACGCCGGTCGGGCAGATCGTCGGCCGGATGAACAGCGAACGGAGCGTCCAGGCCGTCTTCGACGACCTGACCCGCGGTTTCGAGCACGCCGTCGACCGCATCAACCGGATCGCCGGAAGGAGCGCCCGACCGTGA
- a CDS encoding S41 family peptidase yields MTTPTKLAPAPVIDETARLLTEHYVFPEIAEQLAGLLRRRLTEGAYDVDDAEELARLVTADLQSVNGDRHLRLKHHATPVPPKQGAATLDAMRRDFDSSLGGAPRVQLLDGGVAVVELAPMLFPLEWAAEPLSAALTLASRAQALIVDLRANRGGDPDTVAFVCSYLLDERTHLNTMYWRGGERNEQSWSLPHVPGARFGGSKPLYVLSSDSTFSAAEELAYDLQQLGRAVVVGEPTRGGAHPCQGWTLHPHLEATVPFGRAINPVSSTNWEGTGVQPDIPCAAADSLDHAHALALARLAG; encoded by the coding sequence ATGACGACTCCGACGAAACTTGCGCCGGCCCCTGTCATCGACGAGACGGCCCGGCTGCTGACCGAGCACTACGTTTTCCCCGAGATAGCCGAGCAGCTGGCCGGCCTGCTGCGACGACGCCTCACCGAGGGCGCCTACGACGTCGACGACGCCGAGGAGCTCGCCCGCCTGGTCACCGCGGACCTGCAGTCCGTCAACGGCGACCGGCACCTGAGACTGAAGCACCACGCCACCCCGGTCCCCCCGAAGCAGGGGGCGGCCACCCTGGACGCCATGCGCCGGGACTTCGACTCCTCCCTGGGCGGTGCGCCCCGGGTGCAGTTGCTCGACGGAGGGGTCGCCGTGGTGGAGCTGGCACCGATGCTGTTTCCGCTGGAGTGGGCCGCCGAACCGCTGAGCGCCGCGCTCACCCTGGCCTCCCGCGCCCAGGCGCTGATCGTGGACCTGCGCGCCAACCGGGGCGGCGACCCGGACACGGTCGCCTTCGTCTGCAGCTACCTGCTCGACGAGCGCACCCACCTCAACACCATGTACTGGCGCGGCGGCGAGCGCAACGAGCAGTCCTGGAGCCTGCCGCACGTTCCCGGCGCGCGCTTCGGCGGCAGCAAGCCGTTGTACGTGCTGTCCAGCGACAGCACCTTCTCCGCCGCCGAGGAGCTGGCGTACGACCTCCAGCAGCTCGGCCGCGCCGTAGTCGTCGGCGAGCCCACCCGCGGCGGGGCGCACCCGTGCCAGGGCTGGACCCTGCATCCACACCTGGAAGCCACCGTTCCCTTCGGCCGCGCCATCAATCCCGTCTCCAGCACGAACTGGGAGGGCACCGGTGTGCAGCCGGACATCCCTTGCGCCGCCGCCGACTCCCTCGACCACGCTCACGCCCTGGCCCTCGCCCGACTGGCAGGCTGA
- the paaK gene encoding phenylacetate--CoA ligase PaaK, producing MVDSTVSKDLLDAGERLDADALRALQEERLRASLRHAYENVPFYRESFDKAGVRPDDCRTLSDLARFPFTTKADLRENYPYGMFAVPQERIRRLHASSGTTGRPTVVGYTDNDLSMWSDMVARSIRAAGGRPGDKVHVAYGYGLFTGGLGAHYGAERLGCTVIPASGGMTSRQVQLIQDLRPQVIMVTPSYMLTLLDEFERQGVDPRGTSLRVGVFGAEPWTEEMRREIEERFAIDAVDIYGLSEVIGPGVAQECVETKDGLHIWEDHFYPEVVDPITGEVLPDGAEGELVFTSLTKEAMPVIRYRTRDLTRLLPGTARVFRRMEKITGRSDDMVILRGVNLFPTQIEEIVLRTPGVAPHFQLRLTREGRLDALTVRAEARPGATPEIREAAAHSITAAVKDGIGVSVTVEVVEPESLERSVGKIRRIVDLRER from the coding sequence ATGGTGGATTCCACGGTGTCGAAGGACCTGCTGGACGCGGGCGAGCGGCTGGACGCCGACGCGCTGCGGGCGTTGCAGGAGGAGCGGCTGCGGGCGTCGTTGCGGCACGCGTACGAGAACGTGCCCTTCTACCGGGAGTCCTTCGACAAGGCGGGCGTACGGCCGGACGACTGCCGCACCCTCTCCGACCTGGCGCGTTTCCCGTTCACGACCAAGGCGGACCTGCGCGAGAACTATCCGTACGGGATGTTCGCCGTGCCCCAGGAGCGAATCCGCCGCCTCCACGCGTCGAGCGGGACCACCGGGCGCCCCACGGTCGTCGGCTACACGGACAACGACCTCTCCATGTGGTCCGACATGGTGGCCCGTTCGATCCGGGCGGCGGGCGGCCGTCCGGGCGACAAGGTGCATGTGGCGTACGGCTACGGGCTGTTCACCGGGGGTCTCGGCGCTCACTACGGCGCCGAACGGCTCGGTTGTACGGTGATCCCCGCGTCCGGCGGCATGACATCACGTCAGGTGCAGCTCATCCAGGACCTGCGCCCCCAGGTCATCATGGTGACCCCCTCGTACATGCTCACGCTGCTCGACGAGTTCGAGCGGCAGGGTGTCGACCCGCGCGGCACCTCGCTGCGGGTGGGTGTCTTCGGCGCGGAGCCGTGGACGGAGGAGATGCGGCGCGAGATCGAGGAGCGGTTCGCCATCGACGCCGTGGACATCTACGGCCTGTCGGAGGTGATCGGCCCGGGTGTCGCCCAGGAGTGCGTGGAGACCAAGGACGGGCTGCACATCTGGGAGGACCACTTCTATCCGGAGGTCGTCGACCCCATCACCGGCGAGGTGCTGCCGGACGGCGCCGAGGGCGAGCTGGTGTTCACCTCGCTCACCAAGGAGGCCATGCCCGTGATCCGTTACCGGACGCGGGACCTGACCCGGCTGCTGCCGGGCACCGCCCGTGTCTTCCGCCGGATGGAGAAGATCACCGGCCGCAGCGACGACATGGTGATCCTGCGGGGGGTCAATCTCTTCCCGACACAGATCGAGGAGATCGTGCTGCGCACGCCGGGCGTCGCGCCGCACTTCCAGCTCCGGCTGACCCGCGAGGGCCGTCTCGACGCTCTCACCGTGCGGGCCGAGGCGCGGCCCGGCGCCACACCCGAGATCCGCGAAGCGGCCGCGCACTCCATCACGGCCGCCGTGAAGGACGGGATCGGTGTGTCGGTCACCGTCGAGGTCGTCGAGCCGGAGTCGCTGGAGCGGTCCGTGGGGAAGATCAGGCGGATCGTCGACCTGCGGGAGCGCTGA